One Alligator mississippiensis isolate rAllMis1 chromosome 1, rAllMis1, whole genome shotgun sequence genomic window carries:
- the MEA1 gene encoding male-enhanced antigen 1, with protein MDVALGLAQGMGPERVCPNQHEDAGPQEAPEGVPDPVGDWSGEEPEEEEEEEDSGGYLYQPLNQDPEQGPWEQSLPAAEEATGSTEPAPGIQERLQMMRLHLPDPPVDSEDEEEAAAGAGARGNQGSIPMDPEHVELVKRTMASVKLPSLGIPAWASEISDEQWKDMVQRTLQARQNRSISVPEWK; from the exons ATGGACGTGGCGCTGGGGCTTGCCCAGGGAATGGGGCCGGAGCGCGTCTGCCCGAACCAGCACGAGGACGCGGGGCCGCAGGAGGCCCCTGAGGGCGTCCCGGACCCCGTCGGGGACTGGAGTGgtgaggagccggaggaggaggaggaggaggaggacagcgGCGGCTACTTGTACCAGCCTCTGAACCAGGATCCGGAGCAGGGGCcctgggagcagagcctgcctgcggCCGAGGAGGCGACGGGTAGCACGGAGCCAGCCCCCGGCATCCAGGAGCGGCTGCAG ATGATGAGGCTGCACCTGCCAGATCCTCCAGTGGATAGCGAGGATGAGGAGgaggcagcggcaggagctggagctcggGGCAATCAGGGCTCCATACCTATGGATCCAG AACATGTGGAATTGGTGAAAAGAACAATGGCCAGTGTGAAACTCCCTAGCTTGGGAATCCCAGCGTGGGCCAGTGAAATCTCGGATGAGCAGTGGAAGGACATGGTACAGCGCACACTGCAAGCCAGACAAAATCGTAGCATCTCTGTGCCTGAATGGAAGTGA